The Acaryochloris thomasi RCC1774 genomic sequence AAGACAGGGAAGGCACTCACGATTAAGGCGACGACTGTGCCAGGGTTCAGCGCGGGGAAAGTGTTTAAAGATCGAGTGAAAGCCTGAACATGACTGAACAATCCCTTATCGGGAAGATTTGATGAAATACCTCCAGATCTGTGTGGTTTCTGGAGGTAGTGATGGTATCAAGCAACCGTACTGCCGCCAGATTAATCGAAGGTTAAGAACAAATATTTATTCACAAAATTATTTAAGATTGCCGAAGAATCTGCGTGTATATTAGCCTAGAAAGCTGAAGTATTTTTCAATCAACATCCATGACAATTTACGTTGGCAATCTTTCTTACGACGCCACACAGAACGACATCCAAGAAGTATTCAGTGAATACGGCACCGTAAAAAAGGCCCACCTCTCCACCGACCGCGAGACCGGACGACCCAGAGGCTTTGCTTTCATAGACATGGGTTCTGATGCTGAAGAAGAAAAAGCGATCGCTGAGCTTGATGGAGCAGAGTGGATGGGCCGAACGCTCAAGGTCAATAAGGCCAGACCCAGAGAGAATTAGAGATTTTGCTAAGCTGTAGTCCCAGCTAGACCTACAATCAATTTTTACTCAATTCAATCAAGGGCATTCAGCATTGATGGCGAAGAAAACTGCAGCAAAGAAGCAAGACATTCAGCCCTTAGTTGGGAAAGAACTACTCAAAAAGCTCAAGGACTTATCCCACCTCTCTAAGCGGGAAAAAGCGAAGGAGTGCGGGTACGTCGTCGGTGAACGAGTCAACCAAAGTGGTTTCATGAATGCCATCTTGGAAGCCAAGGGCATCTCTCTTGACGGTGAATCCAATGGCGATGGTAGAGGGCGAGAGGCCACCTATCGAGTCAAAGTCCACAAGAATGGGAATATTGTGATCGGGGCTTCCTATACTGAGAAGATGGGGCTACAAGTTGGCGATGAGTTTGAAATCAAGCTCGGGTATAAGCACATTCATCTCAATCAGATCACTGAAGACGATTAGGAGACATAATTTCACTCCCATCGCATTCCACCGCACAA encodes the following:
- a CDS encoding RNA recognition motif domain-containing protein, whose translation is MTIYVGNLSYDATQNDIQEVFSEYGTVKKAHLSTDRETGRPRGFAFIDMGSDAEEEKAIAELDGAEWMGRTLKVNKARPREN
- a CDS encoding AbrB family transcriptional regulator is translated as MAKKTAAKKQDIQPLVGKELLKKLKDLSHLSKREKAKECGYVVGERVNQSGFMNAILEAKGISLDGESNGDGRGREATYRVKVHKNGNIVIGASYTEKMGLQVGDEFEIKLGYKHIHLNQITEDD